In Desulfuromonas sp. KJ2020, a single window of DNA contains:
- a CDS encoding type II secretion system F family protein — protein MGTFRCKIGTADGRILEKDLDATSKGILKESLEDQGFHVFRIQRRSLPLSGALSSQQGRLSSSRFLSFNQEFLVLLRAGLPILQVLDTIMERMESGRLLEILREIRNDVKGGSSISEAFNRYPNFFPSLYIASIRAGERTGELPVAIERFIAYQKRVEAIKSKVRNASFYPILLSAAVIAVVLFLMLFVIPRFTQVYADAQVQLPLMTRLLITVSQGMGKAAPLVLPLLILLAFVARGFLRTEKGHWLRDRLKLVLPFFGQLFKDYALLSFCRTLGTTLASGIPVVQAMQMSRGTLNNRLLEERLSLAVRRVQEGASLSEALEETGFFPKLALRMIGVGETGGSLSSMLEDVAMYYEAEVEKRLDRLTTLIEPAMMMTMGLLIGAIVVAMYLPIFQLAGTAG, from the coding sequence ATGGGCACTTTTCGATGCAAAATAGGGACCGCTGATGGGCGAATCCTGGAAAAAGACCTGGATGCCACCAGCAAAGGAATCCTGAAGGAGAGCCTGGAGGATCAGGGCTTCCATGTCTTTCGCATTCAAAGACGCAGTCTGCCCCTCTCTGGGGCCCTCAGCAGTCAGCAAGGGCGTCTGAGCAGCAGCCGCTTTCTCTCTTTCAATCAGGAATTCCTCGTTCTGCTGCGGGCCGGGCTGCCCATCCTGCAGGTATTGGACACCATCATGGAACGGATGGAGTCCGGGCGACTGCTGGAAATCCTGCGGGAAATCCGCAACGACGTCAAAGGGGGCAGCTCCATCAGCGAGGCCTTCAACAGGTATCCCAACTTCTTTCCTTCCCTTTATATCGCCTCTATCCGGGCGGGGGAACGCACGGGTGAACTCCCCGTGGCCATCGAGCGCTTCATCGCCTACCAGAAACGGGTGGAGGCCATCAAAAGCAAGGTTCGCAATGCATCTTTTTACCCGATCCTGCTCTCGGCGGCGGTTATTGCCGTGGTCCTTTTTCTGATGCTGTTTGTCATCCCTCGTTTTACCCAGGTCTATGCCGATGCCCAGGTACAACTACCCCTGATGACCCGTTTGCTGATCACCGTCTCTCAGGGTATGGGAAAGGCAGCTCCCCTGGTGTTGCCGCTTTTGATCCTACTGGCGTTCGTGGCCCGGGGATTTCTGCGCACCGAAAAGGGACATTGGCTGCGCGACAGACTTAAACTTGTTCTCCCTTTTTTTGGTCAGCTTTTTAAAGACTATGCCCTGCTCAGTTTCTGTCGTACGCTCGGCACCACCCTGGCCAGCGGCATCCCGGTGGTGCAGGCGATGCAGATGTCCCGTGGCACTCTGAACAACCGTCTGCTGGAAGAGCGGCTGAGCCTGGCCGTCCGCCGGGTACAGGAGGGCGCCTCGCTGTCGGAAGCGCTGGAAGAGACCGGCTTCTTTCCCAAACTGGCCCTGCGCATGATCGGCGTGGGCGAAACAGGCGGTTCTCTTTCTTCCATGCTGGAGGATGTCGCCATGTATTACGAGGCCGAGGTGGAAAAAAGACTCGATCGCCTGACCACCCTCATCGAACCGGCGATGATGATGACCATGGGCCTGCTGATCGGCGCCATCGTCGTCGCTATGTACCTGCCCATTTTCCAGCTCGCCGGCACGGCCGGATGA
- a CDS encoding type II secretion system protein: MTILQPLKNQRGLTLMMVLVMVTVVGLTAGLAGSSWKTVVQQAREKELLWRGEQYRKAIGSYYLFSSGAGQRPQARSYPNTLDDLLKDPRSLETRRHIRRLYPDPMTGGEWVLIRDPGGRIMGVRSSSSLKPFQQDNFSEENNSFKGKATYRDWEFVYRTPSSPGVQKGQPMSASGNVPKED; the protein is encoded by the coding sequence ATGACCATTTTGCAGCCTCTGAAAAACCAGCGCGGTCTGACGCTGATGATGGTTCTCGTCATGGTGACGGTGGTGGGATTGACCGCCGGTCTGGCAGGTTCAAGCTGGAAGACGGTTGTGCAGCAGGCACGAGAAAAGGAGCTTTTGTGGCGGGGGGAGCAGTACCGCAAGGCGATTGGCAGTTACTATCTTTTCTCCAGCGGAGCAGGTCAGAGGCCGCAGGCGAGAAGTTATCCCAATACGCTGGATGATCTGCTTAAAGACCCGCGCAGCCTTGAAACCCGGCGCCATATCAGGCGGCTCTATCCGGATCCGATGACGGGTGGGGAATGGGTGCTGATCAGAGATCCGGGGGGGCGCATCATGGGGGTGCGCAGTTCCAGTAGCTTGAAGCCCTTCCAGCAGGACAACTTTTCAGAAGAGAACAATAGCTTCAAAGGTAAGGCAACATACAGGGACTGGGAATTCGTCTACAGAACTCCGAGTTCGCCCGGCGTGCAGAAGGGACAGCCGATGTCCGCCTCCGGCAACGTGCCCAAAGAAGATTAA
- a CDS encoding LPP20 family lipoprotein: MKIFFRTMVVILALLSLVACSSKHKLVAGGPDWVNQGSGAFEKEGDRVFYGVGAVAGISSQTLAVQTADQRARADIAKQLDTYVANLYRDYQTSTAAAMGRQEMESQHVEQSLKTFTQVSVKGAKVVDHWKDPETNTIYSLVRLDLDGVKATLEQMKEMDPDLRGFVHSNAEKAFDEIRLEEGRR; the protein is encoded by the coding sequence ATGAAGATTTTTTTCAGGACAATGGTGGTGATTCTGGCGTTGCTGTCACTGGTCGCCTGCAGCAGCAAACACAAACTCGTGGCCGGTGGTCCCGACTGGGTCAACCAGGGGAGCGGCGCCTTCGAGAAGGAAGGTGACCGGGTCTTCTACGGTGTCGGTGCCGTGGCCGGCATTTCCAGCCAGACGCTGGCGGTACAGACCGCCGATCAGCGGGCTCGAGCCGATATCGCCAAGCAGCTCGATACCTATGTCGCCAACCTCTATCGCGATTATCAGACTTCGACGGCGGCAGCCATGGGACGGCAGGAGATGGAGTCCCAGCATGTGGAGCAGAGTCTCAAGACCTTCACCCAGGTGTCGGTCAAGGGGGCGAAGGTCGTTGACCACTGGAAGGACCCCGAGACCAACACCATCTACTCCCTGGTCCGCCTCGACCTGGATGGCGTCAAGGCGACCCTGGAGCAGATGAAGGAGATGGACCCCGACCTGCGGGGGTTTGTCCATTCCAATGCCGAGAAGGCTTTTGACGAGATCCGTCTGGAAGAGGGAAGGAGATAG
- the amrA gene encoding AmmeMemoRadiSam system protein A — protein sequence MEKELNAKEKETLLAIARKAIETYVRTGETYVEPREEKILNRRNGCFVTIKQKGQLRGCIGNFQSELPLFKEVVEIAISSATRDPRFYPMKEEDLDDFSLEISVLSPLKKIENISEIEVGKHGIYLEKGYYRGVLLPQVATEHGWDRDTFLKQTCIKAGLPPEAATAEDTEIYVFSAQVFGEA from the coding sequence GTGGAAAAAGAACTCAATGCCAAAGAGAAAGAGACCTTGCTTGCCATCGCCCGCAAGGCGATTGAAACCTATGTCCGCACCGGCGAGACCTACGTCGAACCTCGCGAGGAAAAGATTCTCAATCGGCGCAACGGCTGTTTTGTCACCATCAAGCAGAAGGGCCAGCTAAGAGGCTGTATCGGCAACTTTCAATCCGAACTGCCCCTTTTCAAGGAAGTTGTCGAAATCGCCATCTCTTCGGCGACCCGCGATCCCCGTTTCTATCCCATGAAAGAAGAGGATCTTGACGATTTCTCCCTGGAAATCTCGGTTCTCTCTCCCTTGAAAAAAATCGAGAATATTTCGGAAATCGAAGTCGGCAAACACGGCATCTACCTGGAAAAAGGCTACTATCGGGGGGTCTTGCTCCCTCAGGTGGCAACCGAGCATGGCTGGGACCGCGATACTTTCCTCAAGCAGACCTGCATCAAGGCCGGCCTGCCACCAGAAGCGGCCACAGCCGAAGACACCGAAATTTACGTCTTCAGCGCCCAGGTTTTCGGTGAAGCTTAA
- a CDS encoding LPP20 family lipoprotein — protein sequence MRWTGVLAGLLTLVLLASCAPKPPEWTLGKSALYPEQAYLVGVGMASTRVEAENRARSELAKIFTVHIASREVSTESEWLNRAGNVAGAGYRQAIQADLVATSDKVLSGVHIAEVWQNEKAGTWHALAVLDRLKASQALRAEMNEADQSAMTQVRQAEQASTRFRALGHYLQALKALELRSALAADLRITDPSGWVAEPPYSPAVIAAKADEVAGTIQVGIDLQDDRDGIVRGAVIQSLTGLGIQLAPSIAGDVRLLGHVSVDAYKASDPWHWVAAAAQVEFVEPDGRILDAVRVNVREGSQIASRADTLAREKLGEKLAQILIERLGFIGTSSSR from the coding sequence ATGAGATGGACTGGTGTGCTGGCGGGTCTGCTGACCCTGGTGCTGCTGGCGTCCTGTGCGCCCAAACCCCCCGAGTGGACCCTGGGGAAAAGCGCGCTCTATCCTGAACAGGCTTATCTGGTGGGGGTGGGGATGGCTTCCACCCGGGTGGAAGCTGAAAACCGCGCCCGTTCGGAACTGGCCAAAATATTCACGGTACATATTGCCTCACGGGAAGTCAGCACCGAGTCCGAGTGGCTCAACCGTGCCGGCAACGTCGCCGGTGCCGGCTACCGGCAGGCAATACAGGCCGATCTGGTCGCCACCAGCGACAAGGTCCTCTCCGGAGTTCACATTGCCGAAGTCTGGCAGAATGAGAAGGCCGGCACCTGGCATGCCCTCGCTGTGCTGGATCGTCTGAAGGCCAGCCAGGCGTTGCGTGCCGAGATGAACGAAGCCGACCAGAGCGCCATGACGCAGGTCCGTCAGGCGGAACAGGCCAGCACGCGTTTCAGGGCGCTGGGACACTATCTGCAGGCTCTTAAAGCCCTCGAGCTGCGGAGCGCTCTGGCCGCCGACCTGCGCATCACCGATCCCTCCGGCTGGGTGGCGGAACCCCCTTACTCCCCTGCCGTCATTGCGGCCAAAGCCGATGAAGTGGCCGGCACGATTCAGGTCGGCATTGACCTGCAGGACGACCGCGACGGTATCGTGCGGGGGGCGGTGATCCAGTCGTTGACCGGTCTGGGTATTCAGCTGGCCCCTTCGATTGCCGGTGATGTGCGGCTGTTGGGGCATGTCAGCGTCGATGCCTACAAGGCCTCGGACCCTTGGCACTGGGTTGCCGCCGCGGCCCAGGTGGAGTTTGTCGAGCCGGATGGCAGGATTCTCGATGCCGTGCGGGTGAATGTGCGCGAAGGGTCGCAGATTGCCTCCCGGGCCGATACCCTGGCGCGGGAGAAGCTGGGTGAGAAGCTCGCCCAGATTCTGATTGAGCGGCTGGGTTTTATTGGTACGTCTTCATCCCGGTAG
- the typA gene encoding translational GTPase TypA, translated as MPEKIRNIAIIAHVDHGKTTLVDAMLKQSGVFRENQVITERVMDSNDLEKERGITILSKNLSIHHGGLKINIVDTPGHADFGGEVERVLKMVDSVLLLVDAFDGPMPQTRFVLKKSLDLGLKPIVVINKIDRPGARPVEVVNMVFDLFCELNADDKQLDFPIVYASAKNGYAMRELEDESKDLEPLFQMIAERVSAPEVNPDAPFQMLVTNIDYNDYIGRIATGKIFNGRIKAGSTVAAINREGKITRGRVSKLLGYEGLKQIELEEAFAGDIVTIAGFDDVGIGETFADAANPIALPYVAIDEPTLSMNFIVNDSPFAGLEGKFVTSRNIRERLMRELRTNVSLRVEDTDNTDTFKVSGRGELHLSILIENMRREGYELSVSKPEVIFRDIDGVRCEPMEYLVIDVPEEFQGTVIEKLGTRKAEMVSMHPMEGINRLEFVIPARGLIGFRSEFLTDTRGTGVMNHTFHEYAPYKGPISSRKNGVLIALESGETVGYSLFNLQDRGILFVGPGINVYEGMIIGQHAKENDLIVNACKGKKLTNVRASGSDDAIRLTPPRLLTLEQALEYIDDDELVEVTPKSIRLRKKYLDANDRKKYEKKNK; from the coding sequence ATGCCGGAAAAAATTCGCAATATCGCTATTATCGCCCACGTTGACCATGGCAAGACAACCCTGGTGGATGCCATGCTCAAGCAATCCGGGGTGTTTCGTGAGAACCAGGTCATTACCGAAAGGGTCATGGACAGCAATGACCTGGAAAAAGAACGGGGAATCACCATTCTCTCCAAAAACCTGTCCATCCACCACGGCGGCCTGAAAATCAATATCGTCGACACCCCCGGCCATGCCGATTTCGGCGGCGAAGTGGAACGCGTCCTCAAGATGGTCGACTCGGTGCTGCTGCTGGTTGATGCCTTCGACGGCCCCATGCCCCAGACCCGCTTTGTCCTGAAAAAATCCCTCGACCTCGGGCTCAAGCCCATCGTGGTCATCAACAAGATCGACCGCCCCGGCGCCCGCCCGGTCGAGGTGGTCAATATGGTCTTCGATCTCTTCTGCGAATTGAACGCTGACGACAAGCAGCTCGACTTCCCCATTGTCTACGCCAGCGCCAAAAACGGCTACGCCATGCGCGAACTCGAAGACGAGTCCAAGGATCTGGAGCCCTTGTTCCAGATGATCGCTGAGCGCGTTTCGGCGCCGGAGGTCAACCCCGACGCGCCCTTCCAGATGCTGGTGACCAATATCGACTATAACGACTATATCGGGCGCATCGCCACCGGCAAAATCTTCAACGGCCGCATCAAGGCCGGCAGCACCGTCGCCGCCATCAACCGCGAAGGCAAGATCACCCGCGGCCGCGTCAGTAAACTGCTGGGCTACGAAGGGCTCAAGCAGATTGAACTGGAAGAGGCTTTCGCCGGAGACATCGTCACCATCGCCGGTTTCGACGACGTTGGTATCGGCGAAACGTTCGCCGATGCCGCCAACCCCATCGCCCTGCCCTATGTGGCCATCGACGAGCCGACCCTGTCGATGAATTTCATCGTCAACGATTCCCCCTTCGCGGGTCTGGAAGGCAAATTCGTCACCTCCCGCAATATTCGCGAGCGCCTCATGCGCGAACTGCGCACGAACGTCTCTCTGCGGGTGGAAGACACGGACAACACCGACACCTTCAAAGTGTCCGGACGCGGCGAATTGCACCTCTCCATCCTCATCGAGAACATGCGCCGTGAAGGCTACGAGCTCTCCGTCTCGAAGCCTGAGGTCATCTTCCGCGACATCGACGGCGTCCGCTGCGAGCCAATGGAATACCTGGTCATCGACGTTCCCGAGGAATTTCAGGGCACCGTCATCGAAAAGCTCGGCACCCGCAAGGCGGAAATGGTCTCCATGCACCCCATGGAAGGCATCAACCGCCTCGAGTTTGTCATCCCCGCCCGGGGGCTTATCGGCTTCCGCAGCGAGTTCCTCACCGATACCCGCGGCACCGGCGTTATGAATCACACCTTTCACGAATACGCACCCTACAAGGGCCCCATCAGCAGCCGCAAAAACGGTGTCCTCATCGCCCTGGAATCCGGCGAAACCGTCGGATATTCCCTCTTCAACCTGCAGGATCGCGGCATTCTTTTCGTCGGCCCGGGCATCAATGTCTACGAAGGCATGATCATCGGCCAGCACGCCAAAGAAAACGATCTCATCGTCAACGCCTGCAAAGGCAAGAAGCTGACCAACGTGCGCGCTTCCGGCAGCGACGATGCCATCCGCCTGACGCCGCCCCGCCTGCTGACGCTGGAGCAGGCCCTCGAATATATTGATGACGACGAACTGGTGGAAGTAACGCCGAAATCGATCCGGCTGCGCAAAAAATATCTCGACGCCAACGATCGCAAAAAATACGAGAAGAAAAACAAATAA
- a CDS encoding S8 family serine peptidase, whose protein sequence is MMTLKKYSTPALLILFFMASLMTYGTAFGAVLDQRLQNALPSAAADEFVPVIIQFAAPPEVESFAVRGLRRGQERAAARAKLIRHLRNHAEGSQQNVIRYLRQQGVTGERPLWLINALAVKLTAAQVEDIASLPEVESIRYDEVIRLSQPAPTVAPLALSSYNLDAVNAPELWALGYEGAGVVVGVMDSGVDVTHPALATKWRGGSNSWFDPYKNTTIPYDPVYPTDTEGSGHGTAVTGVILGEDGSGASFGVAPDAKWIAAKIFDDEGNADNSRIHQAFQWMLDPDSNPATDDMPHIVNNSWGFDGEINQCIDEFRLDVQRLKTAGVAVVFAAGNTMLAGDISPANYPESVAVGSLGPSSEVSFFSATGPSTCDGGVYPTFVAPGEDIFTSYLHPTNPSALYALYSGTSFSAPHVTGVMALLLNAFPHASPSELETVLKTSALDLGDLGADNFYGYGLVNALAAYEQLNIPPVAAQLRAPANGVVLAGSSVLFEWARGTDANGDPLTETLVYAQNADFLPSTSIDTTTAESTVILLGAGLLLGAGLRPKGRYNPISVLLCLVSAGLLLISCGGGGGGSSGSVTPTPVEIVKYQVDGLAPGTYFWKVVTEDSHGAVSESDVWTFTLQ, encoded by the coding sequence ATGATGACTTTAAAAAAATACAGTACGCCGGCGTTGCTGATTCTTTTTTTCATGGCGAGCCTCATGACCTACGGCACCGCCTTTGGCGCAGTTCTGGATCAAAGGCTTCAGAATGCCTTGCCGTCCGCTGCCGCCGACGAGTTCGTCCCGGTCATTATCCAGTTCGCAGCACCGCCGGAGGTAGAGTCCTTCGCCGTGCGCGGGCTGAGACGAGGTCAAGAGCGGGCCGCCGCCCGCGCCAAACTCATCCGTCATCTCAGGAACCACGCCGAGGGCAGCCAGCAGAACGTCATCCGTTATCTTCGTCAGCAGGGGGTGACGGGGGAGCGTCCCTTGTGGCTTATCAACGCGCTGGCCGTGAAACTGACCGCTGCCCAGGTTGAAGACATCGCCAGCCTGCCCGAAGTGGAATCCATCCGTTATGATGAAGTCATTCGCCTGAGCCAGCCGGCACCCACGGTAGCGCCCTTGGCCCTTTCGTCGTACAACCTCGATGCCGTTAACGCCCCGGAGCTTTGGGCGCTTGGCTATGAGGGGGCGGGGGTGGTCGTCGGCGTCATGGACAGTGGTGTCGATGTGACGCATCCAGCCTTGGCAACCAAGTGGCGGGGGGGCAGCAACAGCTGGTTTGATCCGTACAAAAACACAACCATTCCGTATGATCCTGTGTATCCGACGGACACCGAGGGTTCAGGTCACGGAACGGCTGTTACTGGGGTAATACTTGGAGAAGATGGTAGCGGAGCGTCGTTCGGGGTCGCGCCCGACGCCAAATGGATAGCCGCCAAAATTTTTGATGACGAGGGGAATGCGGATAACTCCAGAATTCACCAAGCTTTTCAATGGATGCTTGACCCTGACAGCAACCCTGCTACGGATGATATGCCGCACATTGTGAACAACTCCTGGGGTTTTGATGGAGAGATAAATCAGTGTATCGATGAATTTCGCTTAGACGTCCAGCGGCTTAAAACTGCGGGTGTTGCCGTGGTCTTTGCCGCAGGCAATACGATGCTAGCAGGTGATATCAGCCCGGCAAATTACCCGGAGTCGGTGGCCGTGGGCAGCCTTGGCCCAAGCAGCGAAGTTTCTTTTTTTAGCGCGACTGGGCCTTCGACTTGTGATGGGGGTGTCTACCCGACATTCGTGGCGCCCGGAGAGGATATTTTTACTTCATATCTTCATCCCACGAATCCCTCAGCTCTCTATGCACTCTACTCCGGCACCTCTTTCTCGGCCCCTCACGTGACAGGTGTCATGGCTTTGCTGCTCAATGCTTTTCCTCATGCCTCGCCGTCCGAGCTCGAAACCGTTCTGAAAACTTCTGCTCTGGATCTGGGTGACTTGGGAGCTGATAATTTCTACGGCTACGGTTTGGTCAACGCCCTCGCCGCCTACGAGCAGCTCAACATTCCCCCCGTCGCCGCCCAACTGCGAGCCCCGGCGAATGGCGTCGTTCTTGCCGGTTCGTCGGTGCTGTTCGAGTGGGCAAGGGGGACGGATGCCAATGGCGATCCTTTGACGGAAACCCTTGTTTATGCTCAAAATGCTGATTTTTTACCGAGTACCTCCATTGACACCACCACGGCGGAATCCACGGTTATTTTGCTCGGTGCCGGACTTTTACTGGGCGCGGGCCTGAGGCCAAAGGGGCGCTATAACCCGATATCGGTGCTGCTGTGTCTGGTGTCGGCTGGTTTGTTGCTGATTTCCTGTGGTGGTGGGGGCGGTGGCAGTTCGGGAAGCGTCACGCCGACACCTGTTGAGATCGTGAAATATCAGGTTGACGGTCTGGCGCCGGGAACGTATTTCTGGAAAGTCGTCACCGAGGACAGCCATGGTGCCGTCAGCGAAAGTGATGTCTGGACTTTTACTCTGCAGTGA
- a CDS encoding COG3014 family protein, whose translation MTRRQMGWGRALLAGVLLLAALTGCADYRRALERSSVLALSGEYDGALAVLEKSSLARSDKNRLLFLMEKGLLLHLEGEYSRSNEVFEEADRLVEQLFTRSLSAETLSFVTNDHLIAYSGADYETVYLNYYKALNFLNLGDLEGARIESRKIDQKLNYFADTFGSRDRFKESAYLRLLTGLIYEALGEHNDAFIAYRKSLELYQSNYPKYGVRAPDFLWNRLLLTSRRSGLLEEYRHYREQAEALELAEEDERPVIAVIVATGLVPVKQEVFTLFTTSQGFPVKLALPEFVDRPRPARRLEVSLEGEGWVRPERVEDVEKVARASLEDRNGRILAKAIARATAKQVAARQIEKDNGPLAGLAMQITALITEQADLRSWSMLPAEIYLALLPDPDCGRQIRIRDGQDSWICQVRSAEADVRFVTLRIF comes from the coding sequence ATGACACGAAGACAAATGGGGTGGGGAAGAGCGCTGCTGGCTGGTGTGCTGCTTCTGGCTGCCTTGACAGGTTGCGCTGATTACCGCAGAGCGCTGGAGCGCAGTTCGGTGCTGGCTCTGTCGGGTGAGTACGACGGCGCCCTGGCTGTATTGGAAAAGTCCTCGTTGGCCCGTAGTGACAAAAACCGCCTGTTGTTTCTGATGGAAAAGGGTCTTCTCCTGCACCTTGAAGGCGAGTACAGTCGCAGCAACGAAGTTTTCGAGGAGGCCGACCGCCTGGTCGAACAGCTGTTTACCCGCAGCCTGTCGGCCGAAACTCTCAGCTTTGTCACCAATGACCATCTCATCGCCTACAGCGGGGCCGATTACGAAACGGTTTACCTCAACTACTACAAGGCCCTGAATTTTCTCAACCTGGGCGATCTTGAGGGGGCTCGCATCGAGAGCCGTAAGATCGACCAGAAGCTGAACTATTTTGCCGACACGTTCGGCAGCCGGGACCGGTTCAAGGAAAGTGCCTATCTGCGGCTGCTCACCGGCCTGATCTACGAGGCTCTGGGGGAACACAACGACGCCTTCATCGCGTATCGTAAAAGCCTCGAACTCTATCAGAGTAATTATCCGAAATATGGGGTGAGGGCGCCCGATTTTCTCTGGAACCGCTTGTTGCTTACTTCGAGACGCTCGGGTCTGCTGGAGGAATATCGCCACTACCGGGAACAGGCAGAGGCGCTTGAACTGGCCGAGGAAGATGAGCGGCCGGTCATCGCCGTTATCGTTGCCACCGGGCTGGTGCCGGTCAAGCAGGAGGTCTTCACCCTCTTTACCACGTCGCAAGGTTTTCCGGTCAAGCTGGCCTTGCCCGAGTTTGTCGATCGTCCGCGGCCGGCACGGCGGCTGGAAGTCTCTCTGGAGGGCGAAGGCTGGGTGAGGCCCGAGCGGGTTGAGGATGTGGAAAAGGTGGCCCGGGCCAGTCTGGAGGATCGCAACGGCCGCATCCTCGCCAAGGCCATTGCCCGGGCGACAGCCAAGCAGGTGGCAGCCCGCCAGATTGAAAAAGATAACGGGCCGCTGGCCGGTCTGGCCATGCAGATCACGGCGTTGATCACAGAACAGGCTGATTTGCGGTCCTGGTCGATGCTGCCGGCTGAAATTTACCTGGCGCTGCTGCCTGACCCGGACTGTGGTCGCCAGATCAGGATACGGGATGGCCAAGACAGCTGGATTTGCCAGGTGCGATCGGCCGAAGCGGACGTTCGCTTTGTGACGCTACGGATTTTTTGA
- a CDS encoding tRNA-dihydrouridine synthase, which produces MTAAFFSPFRLKNLELTNRFVRSATWEGMCDEKGAPGQKLEDYYRQLVRGGVGLIISGYTFVRADGKQLPGKMGIDHDALLPALRSLTDAVHDEGGLLLCQLVHAGGQTSSKTIGTTPLAPSAIDFPSYGETPREMTQADIRSLVTAFADGAARAQKAGFDGIQLHGAHGYLIHQFLSPLTNQRQDDYGGDLENRSRFLLEVYAAVREAVGADFPVTIKLTAADNLPEGFTVEDAVKVAQKLDALGIDAIEVSSGSAASGAESPVRQGIDTPADEAYNVPFARRIKEAVAAPVMVVGGLRSLSVMKRLLENSDADLFSLSRPLIREPALIRRWQQNEDHRATCISCNGCFRPGLKEGGIDCVVERIEEKNRTPVI; this is translated from the coding sequence ATGACCGCTGCCTTTTTCTCACCTTTTCGCCTTAAAAACCTGGAACTCACCAACCGCTTCGTCCGCAGCGCCACCTGGGAAGGGATGTGCGACGAAAAGGGCGCGCCCGGCCAGAAGCTGGAGGATTATTACCGCCAACTGGTGCGTGGAGGCGTCGGCCTGATTATCTCGGGATACACCTTCGTCCGGGCCGACGGCAAACAACTGCCGGGCAAGATGGGCATTGACCATGACGCCCTGCTGCCGGCTCTGCGAAGCCTTACCGATGCCGTGCATGACGAAGGCGGTCTGCTGCTGTGCCAGCTGGTTCACGCCGGTGGGCAGACCAGCAGCAAGACCATCGGCACCACACCGCTGGCGCCCTCGGCTATCGATTTTCCCAGCTACGGCGAGACGCCGCGTGAAATGACTCAGGCGGATATCCGCAGCCTCGTAACAGCCTTTGCCGACGGAGCGGCCCGGGCCCAAAAGGCCGGCTTTGACGGCATTCAATTGCATGGCGCCCACGGCTATCTCATCCACCAGTTTCTTTCCCCCCTGACCAATCAGCGCCAGGACGACTACGGCGGCGACCTGGAAAACCGCAGCCGTTTCCTCTTGGAAGTCTATGCGGCGGTGCGTGAGGCCGTGGGGGCTGATTTCCCGGTCACCATCAAGCTGACGGCGGCGGACAACCTCCCAGAGGGCTTTACGGTTGAAGACGCCGTGAAGGTAGCCCAAAAACTGGATGCCCTGGGCATTGACGCCATCGAGGTCAGCTCCGGCAGCGCCGCATCCGGAGCCGAATCCCCCGTGCGCCAGGGGATCGACACCCCTGCGGACGAAGCCTACAACGTCCCCTTCGCCCGCCGCATCAAGGAAGCTGTTGCCGCTCCTGTCATGGTGGTTGGCGGTTTGCGCTCCTTGTCCGTCATGAAACGTCTCCTGGAAAATAGCGACGCCGATCTCTTTTCGCTGAGCCGCCCCCTGATCCGCGAACCCGCTCTGATCCGGCGCTGGCAACAGAATGAGGACCATCGGGCCACCTGCATTTCGTGCAATGGCTGTTTCCGTCCCGGCCTCAAGGAGGGAGGGATCGACTGCGTCGTCGAGAGGATCGAAGAGAAAAATCGCACCCCCGTCATCTGA
- a CDS encoding penicillin-binding protein activator LpoB produces the protein MIRWRFFHFILLVLFLGLVGCGTKVTRIDTDEVRDLSGRWNDTDSRLVAEAMVQDCLNRPWLSQYVTRTGKTPDIIVGQVRNRSSEHISTETFTKDLERALINSGRANFVASSEERVGVREERLDQDIHASPETRKAPGMEAGADFMLIGSINSIVDREGKEMVVFYQVNLELIDMVDNRKVWLGEKKIKKFVERARFKL, from the coding sequence ATGATTCGATGGCGCTTTTTTCACTTTATTCTGCTGGTGCTGTTTCTGGGACTGGTTGGCTGTGGCACCAAGGTGACCCGCATCGATACGGATGAAGTACGCGACCTGTCGGGCCGCTGGAACGATACGGACAGCCGTCTGGTGGCCGAAGCCATGGTGCAGGATTGCCTGAACAGGCCCTGGCTGTCGCAATATGTGACCCGCACCGGCAAGACCCCCGACATTATCGTCGGCCAGGTTCGCAATCGTTCGTCGGAACATATCAGTACGGAAACTTTCACCAAAGACCTGGAAAGGGCGTTGATCAACTCGGGTCGGGCCAATTTTGTCGCCTCTTCGGAAGAGCGGGTGGGCGTGCGCGAGGAGCGTCTCGACCAGGATATTCACGCCTCGCCGGAGACACGCAAGGCACCGGGCATGGAGGCCGGCGCGGATTTCATGCTCATCGGCTCTATCAATTCCATTGTCGATCGTGAAGGCAAGGAGATGGTGGTCTTTTACCAGGTTAACCTGGAACTGATCGACATGGTCGATAACCGCAAGGTATGGCTGGGCGAGAAGAAAATCAAGAAATTCGTCGAGCGGGCCCGCTTCAAACTCTAA